In Flavobacterium lacustre, a genomic segment contains:
- a CDS encoding THUMP-like domain-containing protein, translating to MVFTILSAEIQAFIDANVDKKIAQLAFQKNPFPAVEWISILNQIEAKSKAKDKLPTWFNTKSIVYPSKISIEQTSSEKTASYKATIISGDSLIDLTGGFGVDDYYFSKRIKEVAHCEINPELSNIVKHNFEQLNVKNCICYAGDSQKTLEFLNQKWDWIYIDPSRRNDAKGKVFMLKDCLPNVPENLDFYFKKTDSILIKTAPLLDISAGLLELKNVKNIHIVALENEVKELLWELHKDYSGPVTLKTVNILKENFEIFDYILNQKSEITNYSQPEKYLYEPNSAIMKSGGFDAVGSFYHLNKLHKHSHLYTSKDLILFPGRVFKIENSIPYSKSEMKIHFENKQANITTRNFPDTVENIRKKWKIKDGGNKYTFFTTDENNHKIVLICTKIK from the coding sequence TTGGTTTTTACTATTCTAAGTGCTGAAATTCAAGCATTCATCGATGCAAACGTTGACAAAAAAATAGCGCAATTAGCCTTTCAAAAAAATCCTTTTCCTGCTGTAGAATGGATTTCTATTTTAAACCAAATTGAAGCCAAATCAAAAGCTAAAGACAAATTACCGACTTGGTTTAACACTAAATCTATTGTCTATCCAAGTAAAATTTCGATTGAACAAACCTCGTCTGAAAAAACAGCCTCATATAAAGCTACCATAATTTCAGGTGACAGTTTAATTGATTTAACAGGTGGTTTTGGTGTGGATGATTACTATTTTTCAAAAAGAATAAAAGAAGTTGCCCATTGTGAAATCAATCCGGAATTATCAAATATTGTAAAGCATAATTTTGAACAGTTGAACGTAAAAAACTGCATTTGTTATGCTGGAGACAGCCAAAAAACATTAGAATTTTTAAATCAAAAATGGGATTGGATTTACATTGATCCTTCAAGACGAAACGATGCTAAAGGCAAAGTATTTATGCTTAAGGATTGCTTGCCCAACGTTCCTGAAAATCTTGATTTTTATTTCAAAAAAACAGATTCTATTTTAATAAAAACAGCGCCCTTACTCGATATTTCTGCGGGATTATTAGAACTTAAAAATGTAAAAAACATACATATAGTAGCTTTAGAAAACGAAGTTAAAGAACTCTTATGGGAATTACACAAGGATTATTCAGGTCCTGTTACACTAAAAACCGTTAATATTTTAAAAGAAAACTTTGAGATTTTTGATTACATTTTAAATCAAAAATCTGAAATTACAAACTATAGTCAGCCCGAAAAATACCTATATGAACCCAATAGCGCTATTATGAAATCAGGAGGATTTGATGCCGTTGGTTCTTTTTATCATTTAAATAAACTTCATAAACACTCCCATTTATATACATCAAAAGATTTGATTTTATTTCCTGGAAGAGTTTTTAAAATTGAAAATTCAATTCCATACAGCAAGTCAGAGATGAAAATACATTTTGAAAACAAACAGGCTAATATTACGACTCGAAATTTTCCTGATACAGTAGAAAACATTCGAAAAAAATGGAAAATAAAAGACGGCGGAAATAAGTATACTTTTTTTACAACTGATGAAAATAATCATAAAATAGTTTTAATTTGCACCAAAATAAAATAA
- a CDS encoding AI-2E family transporter encodes MITSKIITNGILKAIGFLVIVSLFLYFLYQIQSVLIYLLVAFVLTLIGNPILDFFKRRLKFNHIFATIATLLIFILLIAGFIMMFIPLILSQGENLSLLNTAEIEKNTLQLINQIAAFLESHNIDSSKMLKEANITSKINFNFIPNFLNSILSTISSFGVGLGSVLFITFFFLKDRLLFIKSAKKLIPDTYEDQILNSLEKINHLLSRYFIGLLIQLFIVFLLYIIVLIIFGVPNALVIAFLCAVLNIIPYIGPLIASVLAAILTMISNLGSDFQTEILPTTIYVLIGFWIVQVIDNNLSQPIIFSKSVSSHPLEIFLVILIAGFLFGILGMVIAVPLYTIIKVIGKEFFPENKVIQLLTKDI; translated from the coding sequence ATGATTACATCAAAAATTATAACAAACGGTATTCTGAAAGCCATAGGATTCTTAGTAATAGTCAGTTTATTTCTTTATTTTTTATACCAAATTCAGTCGGTACTTATTTATCTTTTGGTAGCTTTTGTACTTACCTTAATCGGAAATCCCATTTTAGATTTTTTCAAAAGACGCTTAAAATTCAACCATATATTTGCAACTATAGCAACACTCCTCATTTTTATTTTACTCATTGCTGGATTTATAATGATGTTTATTCCTTTAATTTTATCACAAGGAGAAAACTTATCGCTTTTAAATACTGCCGAAATAGAAAAAAACACCCTTCAATTAATCAATCAAATAGCGGCGTTTTTAGAAAGTCATAATATTGATTCTTCTAAAATGCTAAAAGAAGCTAATATTACCTCTAAAATAAATTTCAATTTTATTCCAAATTTTTTAAACTCTATTCTGTCAACCATCAGCAGTTTTGGGGTAGGATTAGGTTCCGTGTTATTTATTACTTTTTTCTTTTTAAAAGACCGATTACTTTTTATTAAAAGTGCAAAAAAATTAATACCGGACACTTACGAAGATCAAATTTTAAATTCATTAGAAAAAATAAATCATTTGTTATCCCGCTATTTTATTGGATTGCTGATTCAGTTATTCATTGTTTTCCTATTATACATCATTGTTTTAATCATTTTTGGAGTTCCAAATGCTCTTGTGATTGCTTTTTTATGTGCTGTTTTAAATATCATCCCTTACATTGGTCCGCTGATTGCTTCTGTATTAGCCGCCATTTTAACTATGATAAGTAACTTAGGAAGTGATTTTCAGACTGAAATTCTACCTACCACTATCTATGTTCTAATTGGATTTTGGATTGTACAAGTTATCGATAACAATCTTTCCCAACCCATCATTTTTTCAAAAAGCGTTAGTTCTCACCCACTGGAAATTTTTCTGGTCATATTAATAGCCGGTTTTCTTTTTGGAATTTTAGGCATGGTCATAGCCGTTCCTTTGTATACCATAATAAAAGTAATTGGTAAAGAATTTTTCCCAGAAAATAAAGTGATACAATTACTAACTAAAGATATTTAA
- a CDS encoding zinc metalloprotease: MKKIILSTLAVMLLFSCQNEETQATDLVTNAITQRSCASQEVLEAQLKADPTLAIRMNQIEAFTQKSMTNGRLVNGKVEIPVIVNVLYRTAAENISDAQIQTQIDVLNQDFNAANSDFSSVPTLFSGVAANIGITFVLEKINRKATTKTSWGTRDTMKKTKQGGLDPTSPTTKLNLWACTIGGGILGYAQFPGGSSATDGVVIDSKYFGLSGTASYPYNLGRTATHEVGHWMNLRHIWGDATCGSDLVTDTPTHNTANYGVPTYPHLSTCTGTPVEMTMNYMDYTDDRGMYMFSNGQKTRMAAIFVTGGARAAFGI; the protein is encoded by the coding sequence ATGAAAAAAATTATTTTAAGCACATTAGCAGTTATGTTGCTTTTTTCTTGTCAAAACGAAGAAACACAAGCAACCGATTTAGTAACAAATGCTATTACTCAACGTAGTTGCGCCTCTCAAGAAGTATTGGAAGCTCAATTAAAAGCAGACCCGACCTTAGCAATCCGCATGAATCAAATAGAAGCTTTTACACAAAAATCAATGACAAATGGTCGTTTAGTAAATGGAAAAGTTGAAATTCCAGTTATAGTAAATGTTCTCTACAGAACTGCTGCAGAAAATATATCTGACGCACAAATCCAAACTCAAATTGACGTTCTGAATCAAGATTTTAATGCTGCAAATTCAGATTTTAGCAGTGTTCCTACTTTATTTTCAGGGGTTGCTGCAAATATTGGAATCACCTTCGTTTTAGAAAAAATCAATAGAAAAGCGACAACAAAAACATCTTGGGGAACCAGAGATACAATGAAAAAAACAAAACAAGGTGGTTTAGACCCAACTTCTCCAACTACAAAACTTAATCTTTGGGCTTGTACAATCGGTGGTGGAATTCTAGGTTATGCACAGTTTCCTGGAGGAAGTTCAGCTACGGATGGTGTTGTAATTGATTCTAAATATTTTGGATTATCAGGAACAGCAAGCTACCCTTACAATTTAGGAAGAACTGCAACTCACGAAGTGGGTCACTGGATGAACTTACGTCACATATGGGGAGATGCGACTTGTGGAAGTGATTTAGTTACTGATACACCTACACACAATACAGCAAATTACGGTGTTCCTACTTATCCGCATCTTAGCACATGTACTGGAACTCCAGTAGAAATGACTATGAATTACATGGATTATACTGATGATAGAGGAATGTATATGTTCTCTAATGGTCAAAAAACAAGAATGGCTGCCATATTTGTTACTGGTGGTGCAAGAGCAGCATTCGGAATATAA
- a CDS encoding TrmH family RNA methyltransferase, whose amino-acid sequence MKTIQLQHEDIEFEQKSFPVILVCDHIYFQQNIGSLFRISEAFGVEKIIFIGADIPLNPRKINKTSRSTHLHVPHIAIEETNACIEYLVSNNYEIISLEITDTSKPMKELKIPISKKMALVVGSEINGVSDEILNISNQIVHINMYGKNSSMNVVQATSIALYEIINNK is encoded by the coding sequence TTGAAAACGATACAACTCCAACATGAGGATATTGAATTTGAGCAAAAATCATTTCCTGTCATATTAGTTTGTGATCACATCTATTTTCAACAAAATATTGGTTCGCTCTTTAGAATCAGTGAAGCTTTTGGTGTTGAAAAAATCATTTTCATAGGAGCGGATATTCCTTTAAATCCCAGAAAAATAAACAAAACATCTCGAAGCACACATTTACATGTTCCGCATATTGCAATTGAAGAAACCAATGCTTGTATTGAATATTTAGTATCGAATAATTATGAAATTATTTCATTAGAAATCACAGACACCAGCAAACCGATGAAGGAGTTAAAAATTCCTATATCAAAAAAAATGGCTTTAGTTGTAGGTAGTGAAATCAATGGTGTAAGTGATGAGATTTTAAACATTTCGAACCAAATTGTACATATCAATATGTATGGAAAAAATAGCAGTATGAATGTTGTTCAAGCTACCAGCATAGCACTTTATGAAATTATCAACAACAAATAA
- a CDS encoding DUF4159 domain-containing protein, whose amino-acid sequence MQKIVLTFLFLSLNCFSQEIALVKYSGGGDWYANPTSLPNLIQYCNATINTKIKSKPATVEPGSPDLFSYPYIHITGHGNVVFNDTDISNLKKYMLAGGFLHIDDNYGMNQYVRKEIKKIFPANDLVEIPANHAIFQKPNLFPNGLPKIHEHDGKRPQAFGIFINNRLVLLYTYECDLGDGWEDAEVNNDPLEVREKALKMGANIINYIFSN is encoded by the coding sequence ATGCAAAAAATAGTATTAACATTTCTGTTTCTATCTCTTAATTGCTTTTCGCAAGAAATTGCCCTTGTGAAATATAGTGGTGGCGGAGATTGGTATGCTAATCCTACATCATTGCCCAATTTGATACAATATTGCAATGCAACTATCAATACAAAAATAAAATCAAAACCAGCTACCGTAGAACCTGGAAGTCCTGATTTATTTTCTTATCCATATATTCACATAACAGGTCATGGAAATGTCGTTTTTAATGATACTGACATAAGTAATCTCAAAAAGTACATGCTTGCCGGAGGTTTTCTTCATATCGATGATAATTACGGAATGAATCAATATGTTAGAAAAGAGATAAAAAAAATATTTCCAGCCAATGATTTGGTTGAAATTCCTGCAAATCATGCCATTTTTCAAAAACCTAACCTTTTCCCAAATGGTTTACCCAAAATTCATGAGCATGACGGGAAACGTCCTCAAGCATTCGGAATCTTTATAAACAACAGATTAGTGCTGCTTTATACGTATGAATGCGATTTAGGGGATGGTTGGGAAGATGCAGAGGTAAATAATGATCCTCTAGAAGTACGCGAAAAAGCTTTAAAAATGGGCGCAAATATTATAAACTATATTTTTTCTAATTAA
- a CDS encoding 16S rRNA (uracil(1498)-N(3))-methyltransferase, whose protein sequence is MQLFYNPNINETTEYFSFDKEESKHIIKVLRKKDTDILFVTNGLGFLFKTEITLASDSKCTVQIISFEKKEESKFKLHLAVAPTKMNDRFEWFLEKATEIGIHEITPIICDRSERKVINAERFDKIILSAMKQSNELFLPKLNNAVTFKEFIKQQNKGLQLIAHCEETDKKTLKSVLKPNENVTLLIGPEGDFSEKEIALALKNNYIPVSLGNTRLRTETAAVVACHSVVFFNEN, encoded by the coding sequence ATGCAATTATTTTACAATCCGAACATAAACGAAACGACCGAATATTTTTCTTTTGATAAAGAAGAAAGCAAACACATTATTAAAGTATTACGTAAAAAAGATACCGATATTTTATTTGTGACAAATGGTTTGGGATTTCTGTTTAAAACCGAAATTACTTTGGCTTCTGATAGTAAATGTACGGTCCAAATTATTTCTTTTGAGAAAAAAGAAGAGTCAAAATTCAAATTGCATTTAGCCGTTGCGCCTACTAAAATGAATGATCGCTTTGAATGGTTTCTGGAAAAAGCAACTGAAATTGGAATTCACGAAATAACACCTATTATCTGTGATCGTTCGGAACGAAAAGTGATCAATGCAGAACGATTTGATAAAATTATTTTGTCGGCAATGAAACAGTCTAATGAATTATTTCTTCCAAAGTTGAACAATGCTGTTACTTTCAAAGAATTCATAAAACAACAAAATAAAGGATTACAACTGATTGCCCATTGCGAAGAAACGGACAAGAAAACTCTAAAATCTGTTTTGAAACCAAACGAAAATGTAACCTTATTAATAGGACCTGAAGGTGATTTTTCTGAAAAAGAAATCGCATTGGCTCTCAAAAACAATTACATTCCGGTTTCATTAGGAAATACCAGATTGCGAACAGAAACGGCGGCAGTTGTCGCTTGCCACAGCGTTGTTTTTTTTAATGAAAATTAA